Proteins encoded by one window of Erysipelothrix rhusiopathiae:
- a CDS encoding DUF1361 domain-containing protein: MKALLISTILFNIFAYLTIIIRPKLYSVKIFKPMIWNLKLSLIPFVIVLITTAVTFGTRYVYALTHSHIILYLSNIIFVLGFVLWLALLPNAAYLLTELNLTHREIDEHEVPIWYDIISVTSLALSGIINTMMNIMIVQLGYLIIIDPIIVQTRDQVIIQLSAVIIILLLSVGIYLGREVRFNSWDLLHPKDFIVKFREHFNHPGIWKNFFYFVLFHLIFLLLVYNLLGLNNIYSFFTSH, translated from the coding sequence ATGAAAGCATTATTAATAAGTACGATTCTGTTTAATATCTTTGCCTATCTAACGATTATCATTCGCCCGAAACTATACTCTGTAAAGATCTTTAAACCGATGATTTGGAATTTAAAATTATCATTAATCCCCTTTGTGATTGTTCTTATAACAACAGCAGTTACCTTTGGGACACGGTATGTTTATGCTCTCACGCATTCTCATATCATTTTGTACCTATCAAATATAATCTTTGTATTGGGGTTCGTTCTTTGGTTGGCCTTGCTTCCGAACGCTGCTTATTTACTCACCGAGTTAAATTTAACCCACAGAGAGATAGATGAACATGAAGTTCCAATTTGGTATGATATTATTTCGGTAACCTCGCTTGCATTGTCGGGTATTATAAATACGATGATGAATATCATGATCGTACAGTTGGGATATTTAATTATTATTGATCCCATAATCGTTCAAACACGCGATCAAGTCATCATTCAACTATCAGCAGTAATTATTATTCTGTTGCTTTCGGTGGGCATTTATCTTGGACGTGAGGTGAGATTTAATTCATGGGATTTATTACATCCCAAAGATTTCATCGTAAAATTTAGAGAGCATTTCAATCATCCGGGAATATGGAAAAACTTTTTTTATTTTGTGCTTTTTCATCTAATCTTCTTATTACTTGTTTATAATCTTCTAGGACTAAATAATATTTATTCTTTTTTCACATCACATTAG
- a CDS encoding helix-turn-helix domain-containing protein — protein MLNLLNTLDRNHYKLITYLNSDAQPHASVGDLSNHCKCSEKTIYTYLDQIAQEWEPLLIIESYSGRYYVDEYNQKTNEQILRTFLMRSLSITLFIDIVKNPETLNEDRMKQFYISESTFYRTLRMMNKEFGSSAIQFKRNGSRPVSIVSEQEHYIRKFVTCLILELYGTKDLDDILKINLEEAKLVIQEVFDRKGIYYDSLTLIFSVTLFVVSELRERQGFHSNLSMIPATMVEAIDFSKIFKGYRDYETTHCMQSLSEVLYYHTPILNPSETKVFSDAFLDELIAKHDYILSKDTQIFISLIHQTLLNNYSLYPFKTSLFIDRIADFMHAFYEEHPKIRSDFYQALNASQTISLNPDLYLDDLLYWSIMNCSDILDQKPKIMRILIYSDLGIQHAMYIRNNLMCRFKLDATQIQIDCMSYFELTSMDYDLCIGNTPTTGDVILIDDYPSQKQYINILRKIIF, from the coding sequence ATGTTAAATTTATTGAATACCTTGGATCGTAATCATTATAAACTGATTACTTATCTTAACAGTGACGCACAACCACATGCATCAGTTGGGGATTTGTCGAATCACTGCAAATGTTCTGAAAAAACAATTTATACCTACCTTGATCAAATAGCTCAGGAGTGGGAACCATTATTAATTATAGAAAGCTATAGTGGACGATATTATGTTGATGAGTATAATCAAAAAACCAATGAGCAGATATTAAGGACATTTTTGATGCGATCGTTATCAATTACTCTTTTCATTGATATTGTAAAGAATCCAGAAACATTAAATGAAGATCGTATGAAGCAGTTTTATATTAGTGAATCAACTTTTTATCGAACTTTACGTATGATGAACAAAGAATTTGGATCAAGCGCAATTCAGTTTAAGCGAAATGGTAGTAGACCTGTCAGTATTGTATCCGAACAAGAGCATTATATCCGTAAGTTTGTAACCTGTTTAATTCTAGAACTTTATGGTACGAAAGATTTGGATGATATTCTAAAAATTAATTTAGAAGAAGCGAAATTAGTGATTCAAGAAGTTTTTGATCGTAAAGGGATATACTATGATAGTCTTACACTGATATTCAGTGTGACTTTATTTGTGGTTTCTGAATTGAGAGAGCGACAAGGGTTTCACAGTAATCTTTCCATGATACCGGCGACGATGGTTGAAGCGATAGATTTCTCAAAGATTTTCAAGGGATATCGAGATTATGAAACAACTCACTGTATGCAAAGCTTGTCCGAAGTACTGTACTACCATACACCAATTCTCAATCCTAGTGAAACAAAGGTGTTTTCGGATGCTTTTCTTGATGAACTTATTGCGAAACATGATTACATTCTGAGTAAGGATACTCAAATTTTTATAAGTTTAATTCATCAAACCCTTTTAAATAACTACAGTCTGTACCCTTTTAAAACATCTTTGTTTATTGATCGAATTGCGGATTTTATGCATGCGTTTTATGAAGAACATCCAAAGATTCGTAGCGATTTTTACCAAGCGCTTAACGCTTCGCAGACAATCTCACTTAATCCTGATTTATATCTCGATGATTTATTGTATTGGTCAATTATGAATTGTTCAGATATTTTAGATCAAAAACCAAAAATCATGCGCATTTTAATCTACTCGGATTTAGGCATTCAGCACGCGATGTACATACGAAACAATTTGATGTGTCGATTTAAGTTGGATGCGACCCAAATTCAAATTGATTGCATGAGTTACTTCGAACTTACTTCGATGGATTATGACCTATGCATCGGAAATACCCCCACCACGGGTGATGTTATTTTGATTGATGACTATCCAAGTCAAAAACAATACATAAATATTCTAAGGAAGATCATTTTTTGA